One region of Deltaproteobacteria bacterium genomic DNA includes:
- the cas2 gene encoding type I-E CRISPR-associated endoribonuclease Cas2 — protein MLVTVVENAPPRLRGRLAIWLLEVRAGVYIGKVSRRVREMIWEQIEKGIEDGNAVMAWSINTESGFDFMTLGANRRIPIEMDGIKLVSFLPENDHQNGLNQ, from the coding sequence ATGCTGGTCACCGTGGTTGAAAATGCGCCGCCACGTTTAAGGGGGCGGCTGGCTATTTGGCTTTTAGAAGTCCGGGCCGGAGTTTATATCGGCAAGGTATCCCGACGCGTACGGGAGATGATTTGGGAACAGATCGAAAAAGGGATTGAAGACGGCAACGCTGTCATGGCATGGAGCATCAACACGGAATCGGGATTTGATTTTATGACTCTGGGCGCCAACCGCCGTATCCCGATAGAAATGGATGGTATCAAATTGGTTTCGTTTTTGCCGGAAAACGATCATCAAAATGGATTGAATCAATGA